One part of the SAR324 cluster bacterium genome encodes these proteins:
- a CDS encoding phytanoyl-CoA dioxygenase family protein — protein MESLEQALLEMEVYGFTLLEEVLNPEEVSHLKECLIRCYERTGHEQNFMGTAGHVSNLPAQDPAFFFLLDHPKTLPILEAILGKNLILGSLNARIARPADGEQGFHTDIGAELLNPVSPVMCNTVWMLDDFSPRNGSTRIVLGSHKSGMASPPDGFAVQHVFQVTAKAGSVLVFNGQCWHAGGNNQTEVNRHALFGHYRKSSLIFQVDPHDGFPAEWYDLLSPRQRELLRMQHGLGVPHAADYHMRQSSGRGKLKPS, from the coding sequence TTGGAATCACTGGAGCAAGCGCTACTGGAGATGGAAGTCTACGGGTTCACGCTGTTGGAGGAGGTGTTGAATCCTGAAGAGGTATCCCACCTGAAAGAGTGTCTGATTCGCTGCTATGAGCGCACAGGCCACGAACAGAACTTCATGGGGACAGCCGGACACGTAAGCAACTTGCCTGCACAGGACCCTGCCTTCTTTTTTCTACTGGATCACCCCAAAACGCTACCGATTCTTGAGGCCATCCTTGGAAAGAACCTAATCCTGGGAAGCTTGAACGCCCGAATCGCTCGTCCTGCTGATGGTGAACAGGGCTTCCACACCGATATTGGCGCAGAGTTGCTGAATCCCGTATCGCCAGTGATGTGCAACACCGTCTGGATGTTGGATGACTTTTCTCCGAGGAATGGTTCAACACGGATTGTTCTAGGCAGTCACAAGAGTGGGATGGCCAGCCCACCCGATGGGTTTGCAGTTCAGCATGTTTTTCAAGTGACTGCAAAAGCGGGCAGTGTGTTGGTTTTTAATGGTCAGTGCTGGCATGCCGGAGGAAATAATCAGACGGAGGTTAACCGACATGCCCTGTTTGGACACTACCGAAAATCTAGCCTGATCTTCCAGGTTGATCCTCACGATGGATTTCCCGCCGAGTGGTACGATTTGCTCTCTCCAAGACAACGAGAGTTGCTGCGCATGCAGCATGGCTTGGGAGTACCCCACGCTGCTGACTACCATATGCGCCAATCCTCTGGTCGGGGTAAATTGAAGCCGAGTTGA